Proteins from one Spirochaetota bacterium genomic window:
- a CDS encoding tyrosine--tRNA ligase, translating to MIRNDKELLMRGTEEILPLDEFEKKLERSERENRPLIVKAGFDPTAPDIHLGHAVLLRKMRHFQDMGHTVVFLIGDFTGMIGDPSGRSVTRKPLTREQVLENAETYKRQVFKILDREKTKVVFNSEWCASMTFNDVLTLTAKYNVARMLERDDFDKRYKGGVPITILEFMYPLVQGYDSVVLKADIELGGSDQKFNLLVGRDLQREYGQEPQVIMTVPLMVGTDGVQKMSKSLHNYIGINEPPKDIFGKVMSISDDLMFLYYELVTDVPRADIEKFKEGVANGTLHPRTVKVNLAKNICAQFYDEEAAEHAAAEFDRVFANKELPDEVPEFRVPDGEKTDGKIWIVKLMVLAGTAASNGEARRLIKGGGVSFEGEKIAAEDFELALPAEGILKVGKRKFVKIIG from the coding sequence ATGATACGGAACGACAAAGAACTGCTGATGCGGGGCACCGAGGAGATTCTGCCCCTTGACGAATTCGAGAAGAAGCTTGAGCGCTCCGAACGGGAGAACAGACCCCTGATAGTCAAGGCGGGCTTTGACCCGACGGCCCCCGACATACACCTGGGCCACGCGGTGTTGCTGCGCAAGATGAGGCACTTCCAGGACATGGGCCACACCGTGGTGTTCCTCATCGGGGATTTCACCGGCATGATCGGCGACCCCTCCGGAAGGTCCGTGACGCGCAAGCCCCTCACGCGCGAGCAGGTCCTGGAAAACGCCGAGACCTACAAGCGCCAGGTCTTCAAGATACTGGACAGGGAGAAGACGAAGGTGGTGTTCAACTCCGAGTGGTGCGCCTCCATGACCTTCAACGACGTGCTGACCCTCACCGCCAAGTACAACGTGGCGCGGATGCTCGAGCGCGATGATTTCGACAAGCGCTACAAGGGCGGGGTCCCCATCACCATCCTGGAGTTCATGTATCCCCTGGTGCAGGGGTACGATTCCGTGGTCCTGAAGGCCGACATCGAGCTGGGCGGCTCCGACCAGAAATTCAACCTCCTGGTGGGGCGCGACCTCCAGCGCGAGTACGGCCAGGAGCCCCAGGTAATCATGACGGTGCCCCTCATGGTCGGGACCGACGGCGTCCAGAAGATGAGCAAGTCACTGCACAACTATATCGGCATCAACGAACCGCCGAAGGACATCTTCGGCAAGGTCATGTCCATATCGGACGACCTGATGTTCCTCTACTACGAGCTCGTGACCGACGTTCCCCGGGCGGATATCGAGAAGTTCAAGGAAGGCGTCGCCAACGGTACCCTCCATCCCCGCACCGTGAAGGTGAACCTGGCGAAAAACATATGCGCCCAGTTCTATGACGAGGAAGCGGCGGAGCACGCCGCCGCCGAGTTCGACCGGGTCTTCGCCAACAAGGAGCTCCCCGACGAGGTGCCGGAATTCCGGGTTCCCGACGGCGAAAAAACCGACGGGAAGATATGGATCGTCAAGCTCATGGTCCTGGCCGGCACCGCCGCTTCAAACGGCGAGGCCCGCCGCCTCATCAAGGGAGGTGGCGTCTCCTTCGAAGGCGAGAAGATAGCCGCCGAGGATTTCGAGTTGGCCCTTCCGGCCGAGGGGATCCTCAAGGTGGGGAAGCGGAAATTCGTAAAGATTATCGGGTGA